The DNA sequence TTAAAAATTTTCAAAAAATTCTTGACGTTTTATATAGGCTTGTGCTATCATATAGGGTGCACTATTGTGGTGACGTAGGCTCATTTCCTTTAAGAATATAGGAAAATCAAGCCTTCCGCGCATTTTGAAAGATGTGCGAGGATGAGTACAACATCTAGTTGTTTCTCATTCCATCTTAACTGCATATTGCTATTAGTTAGATATAAATATAAAACGAGAGGTGAAACGTCAATGGAGAAAAACAGAATACGTCCGATTAAAGCAGGAAAAAGCGTTCGTATGAGTTACTCGCGACAAAAAGAAGTATTGGAAATGCCAAACTTAATCGAGGTCCAGAAGGATTCTTACCAATGGTTCCTTGACGAAGGATTAAAAGAAGTGTTTGCCGATATTTCTCCAATCGCAGATTACAGCGGACAGTTGAGTCTGGAGTTCGTTGATTTTACATTGTGTGAGGACGATGTAAAGTATTCAATTGCGGAGTGTAAGGAAAGAGATGCAACTTATGCCGCTCCTTTGAAAGTAAAGGTAAGATTTTACAACAAAGAAGCTGTTGAAGAAGTGAAAGATTACGAAATCTTCATGGGCGATTTACCACTTATGACAGAGACAGGAACATTCGTAATCAACGGTGCAGAACGTGTTATCGTTAGCCAGTTGGTTCGTTCTCCTGGTATCTATTATGGGATTGCACACGATAAAGTGGGTAAGACCCTTTATTCTTGTACCGTAATTCCAAACCGTGGTGCATGGTTGGAATATGAGACTGATTCCAATGACGTATTTTATGTGCGTGTTGACCGAACTAGAAAGGTGCCGGTTACTGTTTTGATTCGTGCATTAGGTATTGGAACCAATCAGGAAATTATAGATTTATTTGGTGAAGAACCAAAGATTATTGCAAGCTTTGGAAAAGATACAGCAACTAACTACCAGGAAGGTCTGCTGGAGTTATATAAGAAAATCCGTCCGGGTGAACCTCTCACTGTGGAAAGTGCGGAAAGTCTTATTAATGCGATGTTCTTCGACCCAAGACGTTATGATTTGGCGAAGGTAGGTCGTTATAAATTCAATAAGAAGCTGGCGCTGAAGAATCGTATCAGCGGACAGGTTCTTGCAGAGGATGTAGTAGATGCGTCTACAGGAGAAATTCTTGCAGAAAAAGGAACTACAGTTACAAGAGAAATGGCAGAAGCTATTCAGAATGCAGCTGTTCCGTTTGTATGGATTCAGGGTGAAGAGCGTAATATCAAAGTATTGTCTAATATGATGGTAGATATTACAAACTATGTTGATATTGACCAGGAAGAGGCAAGAAAACTTGGTATTACAGAATTAGTATATTACCCTGTTTTGGAAAAAATATTAGAAGAAAATGAAAGTTTGGATGAAATTAAAGAAGCTCTGCAGAGAAATGCTTCTGATTTGATTCCAAAGCATATTACAAAGGAAGACATTCTGGCATCTATCAACTACAACATGCATCTGGAATATGGTCTGGGACATGATGATGATATCGACCACTTAGGAAACAGACGTATTCGTGCAGTTGGTGAATTGTTACAGAACCAGTATCGTATCGGTTTGTCAAGAATGGAAAGAGTAGTTCGTGAGAGAATGACTACACAGGATTTACAGGGAATTTCTCCACAGAGCTTAATTAATATCAAACCGGTAACGGCAGCAGTAAAAGAGTTCTTCGGATCTTCCCAGCTGTCTCAGTTTATGGATCAGAACAACCCATTGGGTGAATTGACACATAAGAGACGTCTTTCTGCATTGGGACCAGGTGGTTTGTCCAGAGACCGTGCCGGATTTGAGGTTCGTGACGTTCACTATTCTCATTACGGAAGAATGTGCCCGATTGAGACTCCTGAAGGTCCTAACATCGGTTTGATTAACTCTCTTGCAACTTATGCAAGAATTAATGAGTATGGTTTTATTGAAGCGCCATACCGTAAGATAGATAAGACTGACCCTAAGAATCCAAGGGTTACAGATGAAGTTGTTTACATGACTGCAGATGAAGAAGATAACTATCATGTAGCACAGGCAAATGAGGCACTGGATGCAGAAGGACATTTTGTTCGTAATTCCGTATCCGGTCGTTATAGAGAAGAAACACAGGAATACGAAAAAGGAATGTTCGATTACATGGACGTATCTCCTAAGATGGTGTTCTCTGTAGCTACAGCATTGATTCCTTTCTTGGAAAATGACGATGCAAACCGTGCGCTGATGGGATCTAACATGCAGCGTCAGGCAGTACCGCTTTTGACAACAGAAGCACCTGTAGTAGGAACCGGTATGGAAACTAAGACTGCAGTTGACTCAGGAGTATGTGTTGTAGCAAAACATGCAGGTATTGTAGAACGATCCATATCTAATGAGATTACAATTAAGACAGATGATGGTAATCGTGATGTATACAAATTAACCAAGTTCTCCAGAAGTAACCAGTCTAACTGTTACAACCAAAGACCAATTGTGTTCAAAGGTGAGCGCGTAGAAGCAGGTCAGGTTATCGCAGACGGTCCTTCTACAGCAAACGGAGAATTGGCATTAGGAAAGAACCCATTAATCGGATTTATGACTTGGGAAGGTTATAACTACGAGGATGCTGTTCTTTTAAGTGAAAGATTGGTACAGGAAGATGTTTACACTTCCGTACACATTGAAGAATATGAAGCAGAAGCACGTGATACCAAGTTGGGACCGGAAGAAATTACAAGAGATGTTCCGGGTGTCGGTGATGATGCATTAAAAGACTTAGATGAAAGAGGTATCATCCGTATCGGTGCAGAGGTGCGTGCAGGTGATATTCTGGTTGGTAAAGTTACTCCAAAGGGAGAGACAGAACTGACAGCAGAAGAGAGATTGTTACGTGCTATTTTCGGTGAAAAGGCAAGAGAAGTAAGAGATACTTCCTTAAAGGTACCTCATGGTGAATACGGTATTGTTGTAGATGCTAAAGTATTTACCAGAGAAAATGGTGACGAATTATCTCCTGGAGTAAATCAGGCAGTTCGTATTTACATTGCTCAGAAGAGAAAGATTTCTGTTGGTGACAAGATGGCTGGTCGTCATGGTAACAAGGGTGTTGTTTCCCGCGTATTACCGGTTGAAGATATGCCGTTCCTGCCAAACGGACGTCCATTGGATATTGTATTGAACCCATTGGGTGTGCCTTCTCGTATGAACATCGGACAGGTGTTGGAAATCCACCTAAGTCTTGCAGCTAAGGCATTAGGATTCAATATTGCAACTCCGGTATTCGATGGAGCAAACGAAGTTGATATTATGGATACCCTGGATTTGGCAAATGATTATGTTAACATGTCCTGGGAAGATTTTGAAGCAAAGCATGGGGAAGAACTTCTTCCAGAGGTTCTGGAATACTTATCTGAAAATAGAGACCACAGAGAATTGTGGAAGGGCGTTCCGATTTCCCGTGATGGTAAGGTAAGATTACGTGATGGTAGAACCGGAGAGTACTTCGATAGCCCGGTAACCATCGGACACATGCATTATCTGAAGTTACATCACTTGGTAGATGATAAGATTCATGCACGTTCTACTGGTCCTTACTCCTTAGTAACACAGCAGCCGTTAGGTGGTAAGGCACAGTTCGGTGGACAGCGTTTCGGAGAAATGGAAGTTTGGGCACTGGAAGCATACGGTGCATCTTATACCTTACAGGAAATCTTAACTGTGAAGTCCGATGATGTTATCGGTCGTGTTAAGACTTACGAAGCAATTATTAAAGGTGATAATATTCCTGAACCGGGAATTCCTGAATCCTTTAAGGTACTTTTAAAAGAACTTCAGTCTTTAGGTCTGGATGTAAAAGTCCTTGACGAGAACAGAGAAGAAGTAGAACTTATGGAAACCAGTGAATACGGTAATACCGATTTGAATTCCGTTATTGCGGGAGACCGCAACTTTGCATTTGAGGAAGACGAATCCTTTGGTGAGATGGGCTTCCAGAAGCAGGAATTTAA is a window from the Roseburia sp. 499 genome containing:
- the rpoB gene encoding DNA-directed RNA polymerase subunit beta, with the protein product MEKNRIRPIKAGKSVRMSYSRQKEVLEMPNLIEVQKDSYQWFLDEGLKEVFADISPIADYSGQLSLEFVDFTLCEDDVKYSIAECKERDATYAAPLKVKVRFYNKEAVEEVKDYEIFMGDLPLMTETGTFVINGAERVIVSQLVRSPGIYYGIAHDKVGKTLYSCTVIPNRGAWLEYETDSNDVFYVRVDRTRKVPVTVLIRALGIGTNQEIIDLFGEEPKIIASFGKDTATNYQEGLLELYKKIRPGEPLTVESAESLINAMFFDPRRYDLAKVGRYKFNKKLALKNRISGQVLAEDVVDASTGEILAEKGTTVTREMAEAIQNAAVPFVWIQGEERNIKVLSNMMVDITNYVDIDQEEARKLGITELVYYPVLEKILEENESLDEIKEALQRNASDLIPKHITKEDILASINYNMHLEYGLGHDDDIDHLGNRRIRAVGELLQNQYRIGLSRMERVVRERMTTQDLQGISPQSLINIKPVTAAVKEFFGSSQLSQFMDQNNPLGELTHKRRLSALGPGGLSRDRAGFEVRDVHYSHYGRMCPIETPEGPNIGLINSLATYARINEYGFIEAPYRKIDKTDPKNPRVTDEVVYMTADEEDNYHVAQANEALDAEGHFVRNSVSGRYREETQEYEKGMFDYMDVSPKMVFSVATALIPFLENDDANRALMGSNMQRQAVPLLTTEAPVVGTGMETKTAVDSGVCVVAKHAGIVERSISNEITIKTDDGNRDVYKLTKFSRSNQSNCYNQRPIVFKGERVEAGQVIADGPSTANGELALGKNPLIGFMTWEGYNYEDAVLLSERLVQEDVYTSVHIEEYEAEARDTKLGPEEITRDVPGVGDDALKDLDERGIIRIGAEVRAGDILVGKVTPKGETELTAEERLLRAIFGEKAREVRDTSLKVPHGEYGIVVDAKVFTRENGDELSPGVNQAVRIYIAQKRKISVGDKMAGRHGNKGVVSRVLPVEDMPFLPNGRPLDIVLNPLGVPSRMNIGQVLEIHLSLAAKALGFNIATPVFDGANEVDIMDTLDLANDYVNMSWEDFEAKHGEELLPEVLEYLSENRDHRELWKGVPISRDGKVRLRDGRTGEYFDSPVTIGHMHYLKLHHLVDDKIHARSTGPYSLVTQQPLGGKAQFGGQRFGEMEVWALEAYGASYTLQEILTVKSDDVIGRVKTYEAIIKGDNIPEPGIPESFKVLLKELQSLGLDVKVLDENREEVELMETSEYGNTDLNSVIAGDRNFAFEEDESFGEMGFQKQEFNEDEELVDVEEDVEEDDFGDFDDVLDEE